A genomic window from Vitis riparia cultivar Riparia Gloire de Montpellier isolate 1030 chromosome 16, EGFV_Vit.rip_1.0, whole genome shotgun sequence includes:
- the LOC117933901 gene encoding uncharacterized protein LOC117933901, with protein MATSLPWHPLFSSKPQTLRRFAAPVRHRLPMPVRAFRRSDFDGFAKRMASGDAWRDAWRSANDGFELLIFEAKKTAERIDRQYAVSRRFSEAVGSAGDWAREVDREFEIGRRWRTVSLDFSRNWPRYRKQLNNFLDTPLGRSFATIFFLWFALSGWLFRFLIFATWVLPFAGPLLIGTFANNFVIKGNCPACRRQFIGYKNQIVRCAGCGNIVWQPKGDFSRGSRGTPPSSSQSEIIDVEFEEK; from the exons ATGGCCACCAGCCTTCCATGGCATCCGTTGTTCTCTTCCAAACCCCAGACTCTCCGGCGCTTCGCCGCCCCTGTGCGCCACCGTTTGCCGATGCCCGTTCGTGCCTTCCGGCGAAGTGACTTTGACGGTTTCGCGAAGCGCATGGCCTCCGGCGACGCCTGGAGGGACGCCTGGCGGAGCGCCAACGACGGCTTCGAGCTGCTCATCTTCGAGGCGAAGAAGACGGCCGAGCGCATCGACCGGCAGTACGCCGTCTCTCGCCGGTTCTCTGAGGCGGTCGGGTCGGCTGGCGATTGGGCGCGGGAGGTGGACCGGGAGTTCGAGATTGGGCGGCGGTGGCGGACTGTGAGTCTTGATTTCAGCAGGAATTGGCCGAGG TACAGGAAGCAGCTCAATAATTTTCTAGATACTCCTTTAGGAAGGAGTTTTGCT ACAATCTTCTTCCTCTGGTTTGCATTATCTGGATGGCTGTTTCGGTTCTTGATATTTGCTACATGGGTACTGCCATTTGCTGGTCCTCTTCTCATCGGGACTTTTGctaataattttgttataaag GGGAATTGCCCAGCTTGTAGGAGGCAGTTCATCGGTTACAAGAATCAAATTGTTCGCTGTGCAGGCTGTGGAAACATTGTGTGGCAGCCTAAAGGGGACTTCTCAAGAGGTAGCAGAGGCACTCCTCCCTCAAGCTCCCAATCTGAGATTATTGATGTTGAGTTTGAGGAGAAATGA